AAAAATGCGCTTACGGCTGTTAAAACAAACGTCTTATTTTTACGAAGTCTTGACATTTATTTGTTTTTAATGTATAATTACAGGGTGCTGAACATCTTTTCGTCAAGCGGTGCGACAACATTATTCACCACTGCTTCACGGGGCTTTGCCATGAGGGGCGCCACAGTGTCGCGCCAGGTAAGGTAATGCTGTGTTTCCTTATGCTTTGCCGATGCTTCGGGGGATTTGAACACCTCATAAAGCGTGAAGTGACAGGGGTCATCCTTTGCCTGAAGCACATCAAAACGCAGGTTGCCCTCTTCTTTTATTGTGCCGTTATGGTTATTGAGAGTAGCCTTTATAAATTCGTCGATACACTCTGGTTTAACGTATACATTAACAACTGCAACTACCATTTTCAAGAAGTCCTTTCGCATTAATATGTTTATTTTTCTTTATTATAGCAAACATTTATACATTTAGCAATAGCAAATATAAAAAAATCCGGAGGAAAACGTGAAAAACATCAATATTGCGGTGCTGGGCACCGGTTTCATGGGTAAAACCCATACTTATTCCATCAAAAACCTGCCTTTTTATTACAATATGGACTTTGTCCCCGTGCTTCACACGGTATATACCCGACGCGAGGAGGCGGCAAAGGAATTCTGTGAGACCTTCGGTTTCAAAAAATACACCACATGTCTTGACGATGTGGTCAACGATCCGGAAATTGACGTTATTGATATATGCACTCCCAACTGCTGTCACTATGAAACACTTGTCAAGGCGATTAACGCCGGCAAGCACATTCTGTGCGAAAAGCCCGTTGTTACAAATATGGAGGAGGCACGCGAGATTGAAAAGCTTCTGGACAAGCATCCCGAGCTTGTGCACCGTGTGGTATTCAATAACCGCCATCTTCCTGCTGTAATGCGTGCAAGACAGCTTGCCGACGAAGGCAGACTGGGACGTATTCTGACCTTCCGCAGTGAATATCTCCATTCATCGGTTCTCAATCTTCAGAAAAATGCCGCCTGGAAGCAAACCGCCGAAAGCGGGGGCGGAGTGCTGTTTGACATCGGCTCTCATGCCATTGATTTGTTTTTATTCATCACCGCCTCGGACAAAACCTGCAAGCCCAAGAAAATCTTCGGCAAAAGCCAGATTGCCTACCCTGTCCGTAAAGGCAGAGACGGAGGCGAATGGCGCACCGACGCAGACGAAGCATTTTATATGCTGTGCGAGCTGGAAAACGGTGCTGTCGGAAGCTTTGAGGGCAGTAAGATAGCCCAGGGCACCAACGACGAATTATCCATCGAGATACGCGGTGAAAAGGGTGCGTTGAAATTCAGTCTTATGGACCCCAACTATCTGTATTTTTACGATGCAACCAAGCCGGAAGCCGCCTTTGGCGGTGAGAGAGGCTACACTGCCATTGAGTGTGTCGGACGCTATGTTGAGCCTGCCACCACATTCCCGTCGGTAAAAGCCCCCGTAGGCTGGCTGAGAGGACACGTGCAGAATATGTACACCTACCTTTCGGATGTTTCACATGGAATACAATCCGTTCCGTCCATTTATCACGGGCTTTACATCAACAGAATCATGGATGCCGCACTTAATTCCGACAAAAGCGGCAAGTGGGAGGACATAAATGACTGACCTTAAGGACATAAAGCTGTTCATGCTGGATATGGACGGCACACTGTATCTTGGCGAAAAGGTAATAAAGGGCGCGCCCGAGTTTATCGAGCGTATCAAAAAAAGCGGTGCAAAGGTGATGTACTTCACCAACAACGCCTCAAAGGACAGGACTCTTTACATAGAAAAGCTCAACCGTCTGGGTTTTAACGCAAATATTGACGAAATCGTGTCGTCGGGCGATGTCACCGCGGCATTTCTCAATAATCACCGCGCAGGAAAAAAGGTATATCTTATGGGAACACCGGCCTGCGAACGTCAGTTCAGACAGGCGGGTGTAAACCTTGTGGGAACAGGTGAAAAATGTGACATTGTTGTGGTAAGCTTCGACACCACAATGACATATGAAAAGGTGGAAAACGCCTGCACACAGATTATGAACGGTGCGGAATTCTTTTCCACACATCCTGACATCAACTGTCCCACCGAGGACGGCTTTATACCCGACAGCGGTGCAATCTGCGCCATGGTGGCTCTCTCTACGGGAAAACAGCCCCGCTACTTCGGCAAGCCTTATGCAGAGA
The nucleotide sequence above comes from Oscillospiraceae bacterium. Encoded proteins:
- a CDS encoding Gfo/Idh/MocA family oxidoreductase, with the translated sequence MKNINIAVLGTGFMGKTHTYSIKNLPFYYNMDFVPVLHTVYTRREEAAKEFCETFGFKKYTTCLDDVVNDPEIDVIDICTPNCCHYETLVKAINAGKHILCEKPVVTNMEEAREIEKLLDKHPELVHRVVFNNRHLPAVMRARQLADEGRLGRILTFRSEYLHSSVLNLQKNAAWKQTAESGGGVLFDIGSHAIDLFLFITASDKTCKPKKIFGKSQIAYPVRKGRDGGEWRTDADEAFYMLCELENGAVGSFEGSKIAQGTNDELSIEIRGEKGALKFSLMDPNYLYFYDATKPEAAFGGERGYTAIECVGRYVEPATTFPSVKAPVGWLRGHVQNMYTYLSDVSHGIQSVPSIYHGLYINRIMDAALNSDKSGKWEDIND
- a CDS encoding HAD-IIA family hydrolase, with product MTDLKDIKLFMLDMDGTLYLGEKVIKGAPEFIERIKKSGAKVMYFTNNASKDRTLYIEKLNRLGFNANIDEIVSSGDVTAAFLNNHRAGKKVYLMGTPACERQFRQAGVNLVGTGEKCDIVVVSFDTTMTYEKVENACTQIMNGAEFFSTHPDINCPTEDGFIPDSGAICAMVALSTGKQPRYFGKPYAETIEMVEEMTGLKRDSIAMVGDRLYTDIALGKKNGFTAVMVLSGEGTMQDIEQLPDELKPDYIFNSVDEILR
- a CDS encoding antibiotic biosynthesis monooxygenase, which gives rise to MVVAVVNVYVKPECIDEFIKATLNNHNGTIKEEGNLRFDVLQAKDDPCHFTLYEVFKSPEASAKHKETQHYLTWRDTVAPLMAKPREAVVNNVVAPLDEKMFSTL